The following are from one region of the Macaca thibetana thibetana isolate TM-01 chromosome 2, ASM2454274v1, whole genome shotgun sequence genome:
- the NME6 gene encoding nucleoside diphosphate kinase 6, with protein MASILRSPQALQLTLALIKPDAVAHPLILEAVHQQILSNKFLIVRMRELLWRKEDCQRFYREHEGRFFYQRLVEFMASGPIRAYILAHKDAIQLWRTLMGPTRVFRARHVAPDSIRGSFGLTDTRNTTHGSDSVVSASREIAAFFPDFSEQRWYEEEEPQLRCGPVRYSPEGGVHYVAGTGDLGPA; from the exons ATGGCCTCAATCTTGCGAAGCCCTCAGGCTCTCCAGCTCACTCTAGCCCTGATCAAGCCTGATGCAGTCGCCCATCCGCTGATTCTGGAG GCTGTTCATCAGCAGATTCTAAGCAACAAGTTCCTGATTGTACGAATGAGAGAACTACTGTGGAGAAAGGAAGACTGCCAGAGGTTTTACCGAGAGCACGAAG GGCGTTTTTTCTATCAGCGGCTGGTGGAATTCATGGCCAG CGGGCCAATCCGAGCCTACATCCTTGCCCACAAGGATGCCATCCAGCTCTGGAGGACGCTCATGGGACCCACCAGAGTGTTCCGAGCACGCCATGTGGCCCCAGATTCCATTCGTGGGAGTTTCGGCCTCACCGACACCCGCAACACCACCCACGGTTCGG ACTCTGTGGTTTCAGCCAGCAGAGAGATTGCAGCCTTCTTCCCTGACTTCAGTGAACAGCGCTGGTATGAGGAGGAAGAGCCCCAGTTGCGCTGTGGCCCTGTGCGCTATAGCCCAGAGGGAGGTGTCCACTATGTAGCTGGAACAGGAGACCTAGGACCAGCCTGA